A genomic stretch from Lathyrus oleraceus cultivar Zhongwan6 chromosome 2, CAAS_Psat_ZW6_1.0, whole genome shotgun sequence includes:
- the LOC127119512 gene encoding ribonuclease 1 translates to MESKGSILIKFLMFLQLSVLCLSQQQDFDFFYFVQQWPGSFCDSQKSCCYPTSGKPAADFGIHGLWPNYRDGTYPSNCDPSSPFDQSQISDLTSSLQKNWPTLACPSGDGIQFWTHEWEKHGTCSESSLKQHDYFETTLNLKQKSNLLDALTSAGIQADGGSYSVSSIKEAIQKGVGFSPFIECNVDSSRNSQLYQVYLCVDTSGTNFIDCPVFPHGKCGTDIEFPSF, encoded by the exons ATGGAGTCCAAAGGGTCAATTTTAATTAAGTTTCTCATGTTTCTTCAATTATCAGTTCTATGTCTTTCACAACAACAAGATTTTGATTTCTTCTACTTTGTTCAACAG TGGCCAGGATCATTCTGTGATTCACAGAAGAGTTGTTGCTATCCAACATCTGGAAAACCTGCTGCTGATTTTGGTATCCATGGTTTATGGCCTAATTACAGAGATGGTACCTATCCATCTAACTGTGATCCCAGTAGCCCTTTTGATCAATCTCAG ATATCTGATCTCACAAGTAGTTTGCAAAAGAACTGGCCCACACTTGCATGTCCAAGTGGTGATGGAATTCAGTTTTGGACGCATGAATGGGAGAAACATGGAACTTGCTCAGAATCAAGCCTTAAACAACATGATTATTTTGAAACAACTCTCAACTTGAAACAAAAATCAAACCTCCTCGATGCTCTTACTAGTGCAG GAATACAAGCTGATGGAGGTTCATATAGTGTGAGCAGTATCAAAGAAGCTATACAAAAGGGAGTTGGATTTTCTCCATTCATTGAGTGCAATGTGGATTCATCTCGTAACAGTCAGCTATACCAAGTTTATCTGTGTGTGGATACTTCTGGAACAAACTTCATTGACTGTCCTGTTTTCCCCCATGGCAAATGTGGAACTGATATTGAGTTCCCATCTTTTTAA